In Fibrobacter sp. UBA4297, the following proteins share a genomic window:
- a CDS encoding class I SAM-dependent RNA methyltransferase, with amino-acid sequence MFFEQAIAHNLPNYTKESDSAYGETLAPLDYKDELKVKNEAIREFWEVNRLARGPQPIVASPMPRNYRTTSKRQVEMKPGDLRFNEYDSILEPEEHNAIYRLLFDKLITPAYKPLAYALNWLIIRGTYKYRIVIFNVKKLDASIVRKLKQISEVLQQSPYHVTAAHAYVDPTGSNYYLEAKRPTDTLNFKQLYGPRELSLDLGHFRLKYPVTGFSQINESQIHNLIKSASRLLGLEKGDHFLDLYCGYGLFSFALGEAAKSVLGVEWEGPSIDCAKASARFLKKNYKFIAGKIDETFVQMRLPRPIPGEPERILLDPPRKGTEPGVIRALAMRKPVRVLHIFCGTDEIPAALAEWERYGYRVKEVLPMDLFPGTPHLETLVALEKK; translated from the coding sequence ATGTTTTTTGAACAAGCCATCGCACATAACCTTCCGAATTACACGAAGGAATCGGATTCCGCTTACGGCGAGACTCTTGCTCCGCTCGATTACAAGGACGAGCTCAAAGTCAAGAACGAAGCCATCCGCGAATTTTGGGAAGTGAACCGCCTCGCCCGCGGTCCGCAGCCGATTGTTGCAAGCCCCATGCCGCGCAATTACCGCACAACGTCCAAGCGCCAAGTCGAAATGAAGCCGGGCGACCTCCGTTTTAACGAATACGATAGCATTTTGGAGCCCGAAGAACACAACGCCATTTATCGCTTGCTGTTTGACAAGCTCATCACGCCGGCCTACAAGCCGCTCGCCTATGCGCTCAACTGGCTCATCATCCGTGGCACGTACAAGTACCGCATCGTGATTTTCAACGTGAAAAAGCTCGATGCAAGTATCGTGCGCAAGCTCAAGCAGATTTCCGAAGTTTTGCAGCAGAGCCCGTACCACGTGACCGCTGCCCATGCCTACGTGGACCCCACAGGTTCCAACTACTACCTCGAAGCAAAGCGCCCGACTGACACACTCAACTTCAAGCAGCTTTACGGCCCGCGCGAACTTTCGCTCGACCTCGGCCATTTCAGGCTCAAGTACCCGGTGACGGGATTCAGCCAGATTAACGAAAGCCAGATTCACAACCTCATCAAGTCCGCAAGCCGTTTGCTCGGTCTCGAAAAGGGCGACCATTTCCTAGATCTTTACTGCGGTTACGGTCTCTTTAGCTTTGCGCTCGGCGAAGCCGCAAAGTCCGTTCTCGGTGTGGAATGGGAAGGCCCGTCCATCGATTGCGCCAAGGCTTCTGCAAGATTCTTGAAGAAGAACTACAAGTTCATCGCCGGCAAGATTGACGAGACGTTTGTGCAAATGAGACTTCCGCGACCGATTCCTGGCGAACCGGAGCGCATTCTGCTTGACCCGCCGCGCAAGGGAACCGAACCGGGCGTCATCCGAGCTCTCGCGATGCGCAAGCCAGTGCGCGTGCTCCACATTTTCTGTGGCACCGACGAAATCCCAGCAGCTCTCGCCGAATGGGAACGTTACGGCTACCGCGTCAAGGAAGTGCTGCCGATGGACCTGTTCCCCGGCACGCCGCACCTCGAAACGCTCGTCGCACTAGAAAAGAAGTAA
- a CDS encoding NADP-dependent malic enzyme has protein sequence MGKDLKEMALQYHSMGKPGKIEIVPTKPHSTQTDLGLAYTPGVASPCLEIEKDQNLAYEYTGKGNLVAVISNGTAVLGLGDIGALAGKPVMEGKALLFKIYAGIDVFDIEINEKDPKKFIEIVKGIAPTFGGINLEDIKAPECFEIEDTLKAELDIPVMHDDQHGTAIISSAGLLNAIEVAGKSIRNVKMVVNGAGAAACACTRLYLSLGLKKENLVMCDSKGVIRKDRKGLTEAKAFFATERTDIETLEDAMKGADVFVGLSKGNILTREMVRSMADQPIVFALANPTPEISYEEAMASRGDLIFATGRSDYPNQVNNVIGFPYIFRGALDVRATTINEHMKHAAVRAIAALAHKPVPDVVNIAYNSQRFTFGKEYLIPKPLDPRLLTEVSIAVAKAAIESGVARKPITDWDAYYDRLRDMMGYDNKLIRQFSDTARSNPKRVVFAESNLNMLKAAVQAQAEGVAHPIMLGNPERIQMIAQREQLDLTGIKIVNPRSPEEFERRRNYAAIYAEENGRNGVTFEEARDDMFEPNHFGMMMVKVGDADALISGGYSKYSETIELAKEIIGIRPEYKHFGAMHILSTKKGTFFLADTLVNRDPDAETLVDIVKLTHDAVRFFAHEPVMAMLSYANFGSDKEAARGTVNKVREAVKTIHEQYPDYVLDGEMQVNVALDKDLRDTKYPFNKIKGQTVNTLIFPCLSSANTTCKMLLEMGVGESIGPVQMGLNKPVHFTDSDASVHDIFNLTVAAVIDAIVQEKKDEEKNKKKFDKIW, from the coding sequence ATGGGAAAAGACTTAAAGGAAATGGCTCTCCAATACCATTCCATGGGCAAGCCAGGCAAGATCGAAATCGTGCCTACCAAGCCGCACAGCACACAGACGGACTTGGGCCTTGCATACACGCCGGGCGTGGCTTCACCGTGTCTTGAAATCGAAAAAGACCAGAACCTCGCTTACGAATACACGGGCAAGGGTAACCTCGTCGCTGTGATCAGTAACGGTACGGCTGTGCTTGGTCTTGGCGATATTGGCGCACTCGCTGGTAAGCCGGTGATGGAAGGCAAGGCCTTGCTTTTCAAGATTTATGCGGGCATTGACGTGTTCGACATCGAAATCAACGAAAAGGATCCGAAGAAGTTTATCGAAATTGTGAAGGGCATTGCCCCGACGTTTGGCGGTATCAACCTCGAAGACATTAAGGCTCCGGAATGCTTTGAAATCGAAGACACGCTCAAGGCTGAACTCGATATTCCGGTGATGCACGATGACCAGCACGGTACGGCTATCATTTCTTCTGCAGGCCTCTTGAACGCAATCGAAGTTGCAGGCAAGAGCATTCGTAACGTGAAGATGGTCGTGAACGGCGCTGGCGCTGCCGCTTGCGCTTGCACGCGCCTCTACTTGTCTCTCGGTCTCAAGAAAGAAAATCTTGTGATGTGCGATAGCAAGGGCGTTATCCGCAAGGACCGTAAGGGCCTCACCGAAGCGAAGGCTTTCTTTGCAACGGAACGCACCGACATCGAAACGCTCGAAGATGCCATGAAGGGCGCAGACGTGTTCGTCGGCCTCTCCAAGGGTAACATCCTCACTCGCGAAATGGTCCGCAGCATGGCTGACCAGCCGATTGTCTTTGCTCTTGCAAATCCGACTCCGGAAATCAGCTACGAAGAAGCTATGGCAAGCCGTGGCGACCTCATCTTTGCAACGGGCCGTAGCGACTATCCGAACCAGGTGAACAACGTTATCGGTTTTCCGTACATCTTCCGTGGCGCACTCGACGTGCGTGCAACGACGATTAACGAACACATGAAGCACGCTGCTGTCCGCGCGATTGCCGCTCTCGCTCACAAGCCGGTTCCGGATGTGGTGAACATTGCATACAACTCACAGCGTTTCACGTTCGGCAAGGAATACTTGATTCCGAAGCCGCTCGATCCGCGCCTTCTCACGGAAGTTTCTATCGCTGTTGCCAAGGCTGCTATTGAAAGTGGCGTGGCCCGCAAACCGATTACCGATTGGGACGCTTACTACGATCGCCTCCGCGATATGATGGGTTATGACAACAAGCTCATCCGTCAGTTCAGCGATACCGCTCGCAGCAACCCGAAGCGCGTCGTGTTTGCCGAAAGCAACCTCAACATGCTCAAGGCCGCTGTCCAGGCTCAGGCCGAAGGCGTTGCACACCCGATTATGCTTGGCAACCCGGAACGCATCCAGATGATTGCCCAGCGCGAACAGCTCGACCTCACGGGCATCAAGATTGTGAACCCGCGTTCTCCGGAAGAATTCGAACGCCGCCGCAACTACGCCGCTATCTACGCCGAAGAAAACGGCCGCAATGGCGTGACCTTCGAAGAAGCCCGCGACGATATGTTTGAACCGAACCACTTCGGTATGATGATGGTGAAGGTCGGCGATGCCGATGCGCTCATTTCCGGTGGCTATTCCAAGTATTCCGAAACGATTGAACTCGCTAAGGAAATTATCGGTATCCGTCCGGAATACAAGCACTTTGGCGCTATGCATATCCTCAGCACTAAGAAGGGTACGTTCTTCTTGGCCGATACGCTTGTGAACCGCGACCCGGATGCCGAAACGCTCGTCGATATCGTGAAGCTCACGCACGACGCTGTCCGCTTCTTCGCTCACGAACCGGTGATGGCTATGCTTAGCTACGCAAACTTCGGAAGTGACAAGGAAGCTGCACGTGGCACAGTGAACAAGGTCCGCGAAGCCGTGAAGACGATTCACGAACAGTATCCGGATTACGTTCTCGATGGCGAAATGCAGGTAAACGTGGCTCTTGACAAGGATCTTCGCGATACGAAGTATCCGTTCAACAAGATCAAGGGTCAGACCGTGAACACGCTTATCTTCCCGTGCCTCTCTTCTGCAAATACCACTTGCAAGATGCTCTTGGAAATGGGTGTTGGCGAATCCATCGGTCCTGTTCAGATGGGCTTGAACAAGCCGGTTCACTTCACCGACTCCGACGCTTCTGTCCACGATATCTTTAACTTGACCGTTGCTGCCGTCATCGACGCCATTGTTCAGGAAAAGAAGGACGAAGAAAAGAACAAGAAGAAGTTCGACAAGATTTGGTAA
- the rpmI gene encoding 50S ribosomal protein L35, giving the protein MPKMKTHSGAKKRFRVTGSGHVKFKRAGMRHIQAKMNTKRKRNLRKGALVKKVDTYHVKRLLVVA; this is encoded by the coding sequence ATGCCTAAGATGAAAACTCACAGCGGTGCTAAGAAGCGCTTCCGCGTGACTGGTTCCGGCCATGTCAAGTTCAAGCGCGCTGGTATGCGCCACATTCAAGCTAAGATGAACACTAAGCGTAAGCGCAACCTTCGTAAGGGCGCTCTCGTTAAGAAAGTCGATACCTATCATGTCAAGCGTCTGCTTGTCGTAGCATAA
- a CDS encoding M16 family metallopeptidase, with amino-acid sequence MKQNIKQTVLENGITILTDYMPHAYSAAVGVWVPRGSRHEASDEFGLSHFYEHLVFKGTENRTALEIAHAIEDRGGNLEAYTTRQETGFYAQVESSDMPLAIDVISDMLMHPRFDKKEMEKERHVIIEEVHSYDDIPEELVGDIFNAIHFKGCGIAHSITGNVKQVQSLTRKQMLKYGNQVTDEIPLYVCASGKVKHEELVELCAKKFEQKKINGTTPEDIYTPNQGIKIVQKSDITQSNLFWGLSFDRSLMSDRDRCAFSLFNVAMGAGMASRLFQKIREDKGLAYSVYSTADLYKDCVDWGVALATEPHQLKTALALSIAEVKKFLRHGFIKDEFERTKTNILGGLHLGADSPEKRVLRMAEQTLHLGEFHTMEDVEKKIRAITEDEVLATVNRLLNTAKYSIAVVEPKSKKKTVLDVDFF; translated from the coding sequence ATGAAACAAAACATCAAACAGACAGTCCTCGAAAACGGAATTACCATCTTAACAGATTACATGCCGCACGCCTATTCTGCAGCCGTCGGCGTCTGGGTCCCGCGTGGGAGTCGCCACGAAGCAAGCGATGAATTCGGGCTCAGCCATTTTTACGAGCACCTCGTTTTCAAGGGAACAGAGAACCGCACCGCACTCGAAATCGCCCACGCCATCGAAGACCGCGGCGGGAATCTCGAAGCGTACACGACCCGCCAAGAAACAGGCTTTTACGCGCAAGTTGAAAGCAGCGACATGCCGCTTGCCATTGACGTGATTTCGGACATGCTCATGCACCCGCGCTTTGACAAGAAAGAAATGGAAAAGGAGCGCCACGTCATCATTGAAGAAGTCCACAGCTATGACGACATTCCCGAAGAACTCGTAGGTGACATCTTTAACGCCATTCATTTCAAGGGCTGCGGCATCGCGCATTCCATCACCGGAAACGTGAAGCAAGTCCAGTCCCTCACGCGCAAGCAAATGCTCAAGTACGGGAATCAAGTCACCGACGAAATTCCGCTTTACGTTTGCGCCTCGGGCAAAGTCAAGCACGAAGAGCTCGTAGAACTTTGTGCTAAAAAATTTGAACAAAAAAAGATTAACGGAACAACACCCGAAGATATCTACACACCAAATCAAGGTATCAAGATTGTACAGAAAAGCGACATCACACAATCGAACCTTTTCTGGGGTTTGAGTTTCGACCGTTCGCTGATGAGCGACCGCGACCGTTGTGCATTCTCGCTTTTCAACGTTGCGATGGGTGCCGGCATGGCATCGCGCCTGTTCCAGAAAATCCGCGAAGACAAAGGGCTTGCCTACTCCGTGTACTCTACAGCCGACCTTTACAAGGACTGCGTAGACTGGGGCGTTGCACTTGCCACTGAGCCGCACCAGCTCAAGACCGCACTCGCGCTTTCCATCGCCGAAGTCAAGAAATTTTTGCGCCACGGGTTCATCAAAGACGAATTCGAACGCACCAAGACGAACATCCTCGGCGGGCTCCACCTCGGCGCCGACAGTCCCGAAAAGCGCGTGCTGCGCATGGCGGAACAGACGCTCCACCTCGGAGAGTTCCACACGATGGAAGACGTCGAAAAGAAAATCCGCGCCATCACCGAAGACGAAGTCCTCGCAACCGTCAACCGTTTGCTCAACACGGCAAAATATTCCATCGCCGTCGTCGAACCCAAAAGCAAAAAGAAGACCGTCCTCGACGTAGACTTTTTCTAA
- the infC gene encoding translation initiation factor IF-3, translated as MPNRPSDGTRINEDIHISPIRLVKEDGEAVIIETSKALQMAKDAGLDLVEVSPNAKPPVCRIINYGKYKFEQLKKAKAAKAKQHVVKLKEIKMHPKTAENDYQYRIKQAGEFLQDGMKVKLIMQFRGREMAHMDYGKRLMERAKEDLAPFGDLEMDSRVEGNTMLSIYGPKRGAGKKQDQAPKPVTEPKAAGEA; from the coding sequence ATGCCCAACCGTCCCAGTGATGGGACTCGTATCAACGAAGATATCCATATCTCTCCGATTCGTCTCGTGAAAGAAGATGGCGAAGCTGTCATTATCGAGACGAGCAAGGCATTGCAGATGGCGAAAGACGCCGGACTGGACCTTGTGGAAGTCTCCCCGAACGCTAAGCCGCCTGTCTGCCGCATCATCAACTACGGCAAGTACAAGTTCGAACAACTGAAGAAGGCTAAGGCTGCAAAGGCCAAGCAGCACGTGGTGAAGCTCAAGGAAATCAAGATGCACCCGAAGACTGCCGAGAACGACTACCAGTACCGCATCAAGCAGGCTGGCGAGTTCTTGCAGGACGGTATGAAGGTGAAGCTTATCATGCAGTTCCGTGGACGCGAAATGGCGCACATGGACTACGGCAAGCGCCTTATGGAACGCGCCAAGGAAGACTTGGCTCCGTTTGGCGATTTGGAAATGGATTCGCGGGTGGAAGGCAACACAATGCTTTCTATCTACGGTCCAAAACGTGGTGCCGGTAAAAAACAAGACCAGGCACCGAAGCCCGTAACCGAGCCAAAGGCAGCAGGTGAGGCTTAA
- a CDS encoding TonB family protein produces MKFMKWIGFFIIAAMLVACAPKAVTTVPNSDAPAKESAGQYKDKRDSTSAAKGRSAQKIMEVVKANTPNRLKPLYNNFLRTKPGFGGKITVKFKILPDGNVETGEIVGTTMNFPEFEKAVLDDILQWKFDAGDYSNCTVTIPFTFSE; encoded by the coding sequence ATGAAATTTATGAAATGGATAGGATTTTTTATCATTGCTGCTATGCTTGTGGCTTGTGCGCCAAAGGCTGTTACTACCGTGCCTAATTCAGATGCCCCGGCCAAAGAAAGTGCTGGTCAATATAAAGATAAGCGTGATTCAACCTCGGCTGCTAAGGGCCGTTCCGCCCAAAAGATTATGGAGGTTGTCAAGGCAAATACCCCGAACCGTTTGAAACCTTTGTACAATAATTTCTTGCGGACAAAACCGGGCTTTGGTGGCAAGATTACGGTGAAGTTTAAAATACTCCCGGATGGCAATGTGGAAACGGGAGAAATTGTCGGTACAACTATGAATTTCCCTGAATTTGAAAAGGCTGTGCTGGATGATATCTTGCAGTGGAAATTTGATGCTGGGGATTATTCAAATTGTACTGTTACGATTCCGTTCACGTTTAGCGAATAA
- the rplT gene encoding 50S ribosomal protein L20 — MPRAKTRVPSRERRKKILKAAKGYYGRRKSNLRLAIDAVAHAGQYAYAHRRDKKGDFRSLWITRLNAAVREFGISYSQFIYKLSKANINMNRKVLADLAVADPAAFAKVVEIVKAA; from the coding sequence ATGCCACGCGCAAAAACTAGAGTTCCTTCCCGCGAACGCCGCAAAAAAATCCTCAAGGCCGCCAAGGGTTACTATGGCCGCCGCAAGTCGAACCTTCGCCTTGCTATTGACGCCGTTGCCCACGCTGGTCAGTATGCCTATGCACACCGCCGCGACAAGAAGGGTGATTTCCGCTCTCTGTGGATCACTCGCTTGAACGCTGCTGTTCGTGAATTCGGCATCAGCTATAGCCAGTTCATTTACAAGCTTTCCAAGGCTAACATCAACATGAACCGCAAGGTTCTCGCTGACTTGGCCGTCGCCGATCCGGCAGCATTTGCCAAGGTCGTCGAAATCGTGAAGGCTGCTTAA